A region of Anguilla rostrata isolate EN2019 chromosome 10, ASM1855537v3, whole genome shotgun sequence DNA encodes the following proteins:
- the LOC135233536 gene encoding uncharacterized protein LOC135233536, with protein MRSLPVIPRQGTAPPRPPSRQLETLPAARMNVALIHDKYAIKTFWERKIENHWQLTEGEQSRMKNSALSKLRGEWSKRLEIQTKHLKKAHEENMRKARLQMENEA; from the exons atgaggtcacttcctgttatCCCGCGACAGGGCACGGCACCCCCTCGCCCTCCCAGCCGTCAGTTAGAAACACTCCCCGCCGCA AGAATGAACGTGGCACTGATTcatgataaatatgcaataaagaCTTTCTGGGAACGGaaaattgaaaatcattggCAACTGACTGAGGGTGAACAGTCAAGGATGAAGAACAGTGCTCTGAGCAA GCTCCGCGGGGAGTGGTCCAAGAGGCTGGAGATCCAGACGAAGCACCTGAAGAAGGCTCACGAGGAGAACATGAGGAAGGCCCGGCTCCAGATGGAGAACGAAGCCTAG
- the srp19 gene encoding signal recognition particle 19 kDa protein produces the protein MAHLTTNPAIKERHMCIYPAYVNSKKTIAEGRRIPSEKGVENPTCAEIRDVLSAAGLNVLVENKMYPREWNRDAQFRGRVRVQLKEEDGNLCQEKFSSRKDVMLYVAEMIPKLKTRTQKSGAGDNSAQLGEGGRKGKKKKK, from the exons ATGGCACATTTGACTACAAACCCTGCCATCAAAGAAAG gcATATGTGCATATACCCTGCATATGTCAACAGTAAGAAAACGATAGCAGAAGGAAGAAGAATACCATCTGAAAAG GGAGTGGAAAATCCAACATGTGCTGAAATCCGGGATGTCCTCTCTGCGGCTGGATTGAACGTTCTGGTTGAG AACAAGATGTACCCCAGAGAGTGGAACCGGGACGCGCAGTTTCGGGGAAGGGTTCGTGTCCAGCTGAAGGAGGAAGATGGAAACCTGTGCCAGGAAAAGTTTTCATCGC GCAAAGACGTGATGCTCTACGTGGCTGAAATGATTCCGAAGTTGAAGACCAGGACCCAGAAGAGCGGGGCGGGGGACAACAGCGCCCAGTTGGGCGAGGGGGGCAGgaaggggaagaagaagaagaagtaa